A window of the Vigna angularis cultivar LongXiaoDou No.4 chromosome 3, ASM1680809v1, whole genome shotgun sequence genome harbors these coding sequences:
- the LOC108324711 gene encoding transcription factor bHLH30-like → MIQEDQGQCSSQAINNYHQAYQDQLLLQQQMQQQNNDIFGGGGRGGLNMYPGEVSQIMHQPWSIPHNQVHHPFNTVREHDPFLVPPQPSPYATLFNRRGHSLQFAYDGSSSDHLRIISDTLGPVVQPGSAPFGLQTELAKMTAQEIMEAKALAASKSHSEAERRRRERINNHLAKLRSLLPSTTKTDKASLLAEVIQHVKELKRQTSLIAESSPVPTEADELTVVDEADEDGRSVIKASLCCEDRSDLFPELIRTLKALRLRTLKAEITTLGGRVKNVLFITGEEEDSSSGSEDHNHQQQYCISSIQEALKAVMEKSVGEESASANIKRQRTNIISMS, encoded by the exons ATGATACAGGAAGATCAAGGGCAGTGTTCTTCTCAAGCGATCAATAACTACCACCAGGCTTATCAAGACCAGCTTCTCCTTCAGCAACAGATGCAGCAACAAAACAATGATATCTTTGgtggaggaggaagaggagggcTCAACATGTACCCTGGTGAAGTCTCTCAAATCATGCATCAGCCTTGGTCTATTCCTCATAATCAGGTTCATCACCCCTTCAACACGGTGAGAGAGCACGACCCTTTTCTTGTCCCTCCCCAACCTTCACCCTATGCAACTTTGTTCAACCGAAGGGGTCATTCTCTTCAGTTTGCATATGATGGTTCATCTTCTGACCATCTTAGGATCATATCAGACACCCTTGGACCGGTGGTTCAACCCGGTTCGGCACCCTTTGGCCTCCAAACCGAGTTGGCTAAGATGACTGCTCAGGAAATCATGGAGGCCAAGGCCCTTGCAGCATCCAAGAGTCACAGTGAAGCCGAAAGGAGGCGCAGAGAGAGAATCAACAACCATCTTGCCAAGCTTCGCAGCTTGTTGCCTAGCACAACCAAA ACAGATAAAGCATCATTGCTGGCAGAAGTGATTCAGCATGTGAAGGAGCTGAAGCGTCAAACCTCATTGATAGCAGAATCGAGTCCGGTTCCTACGGAGGCTGATGAGTTAACTGTGGTGGACGAAGCTGATGAAGATGGGAGGTCTGTGATCAAAGCCTCTTTGTGCTGTGAAGATAGGTCAGATCTGTTTCCTGAACTCATCAGGACCTTGAAAGCATTGAGGCTAAGAACCCTTAAAGCTGAGATCACAACGCTGGGAGGACGTGTAAAGAACGTGTTGTTCATCACTGGGGAAGAAGAAGACTCAAGCAGCGGCAGCGAGGACCACAACCACCAACAGCAGTACTGCATTAGCTCAATACAAGAAGCACTTAAGGCGGTGATGGAGAAGAGCGTGGGGGAAGAGTCTGCTTCAGCAAATATTAAGAGACAAAGGACCAATATAATATCAATGTCCTAG